One Paenibacillus crassostreae DNA segment encodes these proteins:
- a CDS encoding LysR family transcriptional regulator, translated as MELLQLQYFIAVARLEHVTEAAQTLHVTQSSLSKTIQRLEEDLGVSLFDRIGRNLRLNEFGRSFLRRAERALFELEQGKQELSDLSSPEHNTLELAVTTASTLPNILREFRKKRPDIQFHVQMLTTQEMVTLLDRGEIDFCLSSPPIEGDDLECQIVFIDPILVAVPKGHRLADRSSVSLTDLRDEWFVGVKRGYGTRDLIDSVCKSVGFVPNYVYEGDEPARLSALVEAEIGIAFIPSTARKSREDIKYLQVENQELVREIALIWHRGRYISQVALEFREVVVDYFGMMSKQTI; from the coding sequence ATGGAACTTCTTCAACTGCAATATTTTATCGCGGTAGCTCGTTTGGAACATGTGACCGAAGCTGCACAAACTCTACACGTTACTCAATCGTCACTAAGCAAAACGATTCAACGCTTGGAGGAGGATCTAGGAGTCTCTTTATTCGACCGAATAGGAAGGAACCTACGCTTGAATGAGTTCGGAAGGAGCTTCCTTCGCCGTGCAGAAAGGGCTTTGTTTGAATTGGAACAGGGGAAGCAGGAGCTTAGCGATTTATCCAGTCCGGAACATAACACACTCGAATTAGCGGTGACTACCGCAAGCACGTTGCCAAATATCCTTCGAGAGTTTCGGAAAAAGCGTCCAGATATTCAATTTCATGTACAAATGCTGACCACACAGGAAATGGTTACGCTTCTTGATAGAGGAGAGATTGATTTTTGCTTGTCCTCACCTCCTATAGAAGGGGATGACCTCGAATGTCAAATCGTGTTTATCGACCCAATCCTTGTAGCGGTTCCAAAGGGGCATCGGCTGGCAGATCGAAGCAGCGTATCCTTAACAGACCTAAGGGATGAATGGTTTGTTGGTGTAAAGAGAGGTTACGGTACTCGTGATTTAATTGACTCTGTATGCAAATCGGTTGGCTTTGTACCTAATTATGTGTATGAGGGGGATGAACCTGCAAGGCTTAGCGCTCTTGTGGAAGCCGAAATTGGCATAGCCTTTATACCAAGCACGGCAAGGAAATCACGGGAGGATATTAAATATCTCCAAGTAGAGAATCAAGAATTGGTACGGGAGATAGCTTTAATATGGCACAGGGGTCGGTACATTTCGCAGGTTGCTCTGGAATTCCGTGAGGTCGTTGTAGATTATTTTGGAATGATGTCCAAACAGACAATTTAA
- a CDS encoding GyrI-like domain-containing protein, translated as MEAKMIQRQGMLLVGMACDVTLKDVQKRVTINLAEHFMARKSEINNVINTREVFGLSTDPEDYNPDSDKFEYFIGIEVSSITEMPLDMVYREVPKNEYIVFTFKGPAENAGKVHNYLYTTWLKRNEYRLSGLFNIEVYDERFKGPEVEDSYTDIYFPIVKK; from the coding sequence ATGGAAGCTAAAATGATTCAAAGACAGGGAATGTTACTGGTAGGTATGGCATGTGACGTTACGCTGAAGGATGTACAAAAAAGAGTCACAATAAATTTGGCTGAACATTTTATGGCTAGAAAATCTGAAATAAATAATGTCATTAATACAAGAGAAGTATTCGGTTTATCTACAGATCCTGAGGATTATAATCCCGATTCAGATAAATTTGAATACTTCATCGGGATTGAGGTTTCTTCAATTACAGAAATGCCATTAGATATGGTTTATAGAGAAGTTCCAAAGAATGAGTATATTGTATTTACCTTTAAAGGACCTGCTGAAAATGCTGGTAAAGTTCATAATTACTTATATACAACATGGCTCAAAAGAAATGAGTACAGATTATCTGGCCTATTCAACATTGAAGTATACGATGAAAGATTTAAGGGACCAGAAGTAGAAGATTCATATACAGATATATATTTTCCAATAGTGAAGAAGTAA
- a CDS encoding phosphotransferase family protein codes for MDISDIPVEFVDQIGSIKKISFPQQGHTSLVIKIETRDHQFIIKKTEHDLFNEWLSEEHQALQYLSTTGLPVPKVYAFHIQDKSRWLLMDYIDGISLRHFLGSKPNHKDREKVISHYGLCLKQIHETQRPVGLSKNDQSWIDTMFMKASHNLANYNVDGTEELLVRLKNDRPKPIENTLIHGDFHTNNVLVNNNKVIGIIDWPRAAFGDPRFDIALAIRPKQDVFDQKGDKELFFESYSRLIISDEEYRYFQDGLYKFF; via the coding sequence ATGGACATAAGTGATATTCCTGTTGAATTTGTAGATCAAATAGGATCGATTAAGAAAATTTCATTTCCTCAACAAGGGCATACTTCGCTTGTTATTAAAATTGAAACTCGTGATCATCAGTTCATTATTAAAAAGACTGAGCATGATTTATTTAATGAATGGTTATCGGAGGAACATCAAGCATTACAATATCTTTCGACTACTGGACTACCGGTTCCAAAGGTATATGCATTCCATATTCAAGATAAATCTAGATGGCTACTCATGGATTATATTGATGGAATTAGTTTGAGACATTTCCTTGGAAGTAAACCTAATCATAAGGATAGAGAAAAAGTTATATCTCACTATGGCTTATGCTTGAAGCAAATCCATGAAACCCAACGCCCTGTTGGATTGAGCAAGAATGATCAATCTTGGATAGATACGATGTTCATGAAGGCAAGCCACAATCTTGCAAATTATAACGTGGATGGCACTGAAGAATTGCTTGTACGACTGAAAAATGATAGACCTAAACCGATTGAGAATACTCTTATTCATGGTGACTTTCATACAAATAATGTACTAGTTAACAACAATAAAGTTATTGGTATTATCGATTGGCCTAGAGCTGCGTTTGGTGATCCGCGATTTGATATCGCTTTGGCTATCAGACCTAAGCAGGATGTTTTTGATCAAAAGGGGGATAAGGAATTATTCTTTGAATCCTATAGTAGATTAATAATATCAGATGA